The Thiobacter sp. AK1 genomic interval CGACTGGGAAGCGCGCGATGGCCAGTACACCGTCACCAGCCTGGCGCAGGCTACGGGATTATTCTCCCTGTTCGTGCCGGGCACACTGATCCAGGTGAGTCGGGGCGAGCTCACGCCGCAAGGCCTCAAGCCTCTTTCATTCTGGATCCAGCGCGGCCAGTCTGAAAAGCGCACCGAGTCCGCCAGCTTCGACTGGGGCGCTGGCACCCTGCGTTTCGGTCCTCCCGGGGAGGAGAAGACGGTATCGCTCCCGTCAGGCACCCAGGACGTGCTCTCCATCCTCTACCAGCTTGCCTACACGGCGCCCCACACGGGTGTGCTGGAGCTGGCGGTCACCAATGGCCGCAAGTTCGATCACTACCGCTATCGCGTGGCAGGAGAAGAGACGCTGGAAACACCGCTGGGCGTGCTCGCCACCGAACGGTTGGAACGCATCCAGGCCCCGGGCGAGGATGGCCTGGAGCTGTGGTTGGCCAAGGACTACCGCTGGCTGCCGGTGAAGCTGCGCTTCATCGACCGCAAGGGTGAGGTGGCAGAGCAACTCGTGGAAGAAATCCGCGCCGAGTGAGCCGCTAGCGCGGCGCAGGCACCACCCCTGGCAAAGTGGGCGCTTCCAGCACCCGCACGCTGGTGATGAAATACTGTGTGTCGCCGAAACAGCGACTGGGAATGCCCACGTGCTGTTCATATGCCAGCGCGACACGCTTGCCGGCGGTGGCGTTGATGCGCGCGACCACCGCCGCGTCGCGCACGGTGAAGTAGAACTTTTCTGCCACCGTGCCCGGCATGGACACCAGAGCCATTTCGCCTTCCCAGGTCTTGCACAGCCAACCCTTGCGCGAGAACTTCTGCACATACCCCACGCGCTCGCCGGTGGAATAGCTCCAGTTTAGCACCACCCAGGTATAGGCCGCGAACAGCAGGGCGGTCAAAACCAAGCCAGCCGTCAGCACACGCATCACTCGCTTGCCGGTCGCATCCATGCGTCCCCTCCTCTACCCAAAGCGGCGGCAAGGGTAGCACGCCGCCGGCAGCCCGGCTATCAGCCGCGCCATGACCTGCGCGTGCCACCGTTCGCCGTTACAATAGCCTGTTTTCGCCTAGACCCATTGCCATGTCTGCTCCCGCCTCCCCACGCCTGCCCGTCGAGCGCCTGGTTCTCGCCGCCGCCGTCGTGCTGCTCGCCCTGGGCACTTCTCTGGTGCTGCTACCCTTCCTTTCCGCGCTCCTGTGGGCCTCCATCCTGTGCTATGCCACTTGGCCCGTGTTCGAACGTACAAGCGTGCTGCTGGGACAGCGGCGCAATCTGGCCGCCACGCTCATGTGTCTGGCGGTGGCTGTGTTGCTGGTCCTCCCCTTTTTCGTGGTAGGGGCAAGCCTCGCCGACAATGTCAGCCGTCTTTCTAGCACCCTGCAGGACAGCCTCACCCATCTGCCCGCCAGCCCGCCTGCGTGGCTGGCCAATTTTCCCGTGCTAGGCGGCAGCATGGCTGAATTCTGGCAACGCGCGGTGGACCAGCCGGATTCCCTGATCCAGCAGGCGCGCGCAAGCCTGCCCAGCGTATCCCGCTGGGTGTTGCAACAAGGATTCACGTTGATGCACGGCGTGATCATGCTGGTGCTAGCCCTTATCGTGGCCTTCTTCATCTACCGCGATGGCGTCAGCCTCGCCACCCGGCTCGCCACCGCCGTGCACCGCGTGGCGGGAGACAAGGGGCTACTTCTGCTGCGCCTTGCGGGCAGCACCATCAAGGGCGTGGTCTATGGCATCCTGGGCACGGCCTTGGCCCAGGGGATTCTCGCGGGCCTGGGCTTTCTCATCGCCGGCGTGCCGGGGGCATTGCTGTTGGGATTGCTGACTTTTTTCTTGTCGATCGTGCCCATGGGGCCGCCGCTGGTATGGATTCCCGCCGCCATTTGGCTCTACGTGCAGGGGGAAACAGGCATGGCAGTGTTCCTCGCCTTATGGGGCGCGCTGGTGGTCTCCAGCATCGACAATTTCCTCAAACCCTATCTCATCAGCCAAGGTGCGGACATGCCTTTCATCCTGGTGCTGTTCGGGGTGCTGGGCGGCATCGCTGCCTTCGGATTCCTCGGTGTGTTCCTCGGTCCCACGCTACTCGCGGTGAGCTTTAGCCTGCTCAGGGAATGGAGCAGCGGGACCACGGCGGAGGCAGCGTGACTCTACGTCGAGCCTCTTCCCGTCGCGGCGCGCCCCATGCGCGGGAGGTCGCATCCGACGAAGCCAAGCGGCCGACACCGGGCCAGCTCGCACACGTGGCGATGCTGCTCGCCGAGGTCCTGGCCTTCACCCAGCCGGCGGATGTACTGCTCTCCCGCTACTTTCGCACCCATCCCGGCCTGGGTGCACGCGATCGCCACGTCATCGCCGAAACGGTGTTCGGCATCCTGCGCCATCTGCGCTTTCTGGAGTACATGTCTGGGTCGCGCGCGCCGCGGCCGCTTTTGCTGGCCTATTTTCACCGCATCCAGGGCATGAGCCTGCGGGGTCTGGCACCCTTGCTCAACGCAGGGGAAGCCGAGCAGGTGGCCGCCATGCGGGCCGGATCTAGCGAGCAGGCGCCGCTTGCGGTGCGTGCGGACCTGCCGGACTGGGTGGTAGAACGCCTGCGCACCGTGCTGGACGAGGCCACGATCCTGGCCTTGGGGCGCGCCATGCAGCAGCCCGCGCCGTTGGATTTGCGCGTCAACACCCTCAAGGCCAGCCGGGAGGACGTGCGGGCACGGCTGGCCGCGCAGGGCTTGGCCGTCACGCCCACACCATTCTCCCCCGTCGGCCTGCGTCTAGTCGGCAAACCGGCGATCCAGCATCACCCCCTGTTCACGGCGGGCGTGATCGAGGTACAGGACGAAGGCAGCCAGCTCACCGGTTTTCTGCTGGCGCCCACGCGCCACGAGCGGGTAGCCGATTTCTGCGCGGGCGCGGGCGGCAAGACGCTTTTGCTGGGCGCACTAATGCACTCTCAGGGCCGACTGTATGCCTTCGATGTGTCGGCGGCGCGACTTGCCAAACTCAGACCGCGGCTGGCGCGCTCGGGCCTGTCCAATGTGTATCCCCAACTCATTACCGATGAACGAGACGCACGCCTCAAGCGCCTCACGGGCAAGTTCGATCGTGTCCTGGTGGATGCGCCCTGCAGCGGTCTTGGCACGCTGCGTCGCAACCCGGATCTGAAATGGCGCCAGACACCGGACAGTGTCGCCGAGCTCACTGCCAAGCAGGCGCGCATCCTCGCCGCCGCCAGCCGCCTGCTCAAGCCGGCTGGGCGGCTGGTCTATGCCACCTGCAGTATCCTGCCGGAGGAAAACGAATCCATCGTGGAAAACTTTCTTGCACAACATCCCGAGTTCCAGCTCATACCCGCCAACCAAGTGCTGGCGCGCCAGCACATCGCGCTCGACACCGGGGCCTATCTCGAATTATCGCCGGCGCTCCATGCGACCGACGGTTTCTTCGCCGCCGTGCTGGAGCGCACGCCATGAGGCCGCGCGCGCACCGCTTCTTCTTCGCCCTTTTGCTTTTGGCGACGATCGCCTTCGCCTCCGCCAGCGACGGCGCGCAGCAATTTCCTGCCAGAGGCGTGATCGAGCTGGCCTTCACCCCGGAGGACAACGCCATCCATCTCATGGTCGAAGCCATTCGCGCCG includes:
- a CDS encoding RsmB/NOP family class I SAM-dependent RNA methyltransferase, with translation MEQRDHGGGSVTLRRASSRRGAPHAREVASDEAKRPTPGQLAHVAMLLAEVLAFTQPADVLLSRYFRTHPGLGARDRHVIAETVFGILRHLRFLEYMSGSRAPRPLLLAYFHRIQGMSLRGLAPLLNAGEAEQVAAMRAGSSEQAPLAVRADLPDWVVERLRTVLDEATILALGRAMQQPAPLDLRVNTLKASREDVRARLAAQGLAVTPTPFSPVGLRLVGKPAIQHHPLFTAGVIEVQDEGSQLTGFLLAPTRHERVADFCAGAGGKTLLLGALMHSQGRLYAFDVSAARLAKLRPRLARSGLSNVYPQLITDERDARLKRLTGKFDRVLVDAPCSGLGTLRRNPDLKWRQTPDSVAELTAKQARILAAASRLLKPAGRLVYATCSILPEENESIVENFLAQHPEFQLIPANQVLARQHIALDTGAYLELSPALHATDGFFAAVLERTP
- a CDS encoding DUF3108 domain-containing protein, translating into MRRLLWALGLSLLLHLAVLFAPPPPVPTFAPPPPLVARLQPVSPPAAPHPKPRRKPAAATPRSAPEALPQEAAETAPDTIAPPPELAPAPDAAPAPDAAPAQAAAAKEPQPQDNAESPPPPLPGRIRIAYRLIKGTQGLVVGRMTHDWEARDGQYTVTSLAQATGLFSLFVPGTLIQVSRGELTPQGLKPLSFWIQRGQSEKRTESASFDWGAGTLRFGPPGEEKTVSLPSGTQDVLSILYQLAYTAPHTGVLELAVTNGRKFDHYRYRVAGEETLETPLGVLATERLERIQAPGEDGLELWLAKDYRWLPVKLRFIDRKGEVAEQLVEEIRAE
- a CDS encoding AI-2E family transporter, with product MSAPASPRLPVERLVLAAAVVLLALGTSLVLLPFLSALLWASILCYATWPVFERTSVLLGQRRNLAATLMCLAVAVLLVLPFFVVGASLADNVSRLSSTLQDSLTHLPASPPAWLANFPVLGGSMAEFWQRAVDQPDSLIQQARASLPSVSRWVLQQGFTLMHGVIMLVLALIVAFFIYRDGVSLATRLATAVHRVAGDKGLLLLRLAGSTIKGVVYGILGTALAQGILAGLGFLIAGVPGALLLGLLTFFLSIVPMGPPLVWIPAAIWLYVQGETGMAVFLALWGALVVSSIDNFLKPYLISQGADMPFILVLFGVLGGIAAFGFLGVFLGPTLLAVSFSLLREWSSGTTAEAA